A genomic stretch from bacterium includes:
- a CDS encoding adenylate/guanylate cyclase domain-containing protein — MKTKKAVLFFDLKGWYSSQEGKCAKEIAEGLNTFYGEIIDLVDQLKGRVVKFMGDAGLIIFEKTSDAVDFAKVIASKHEANIGIESGEVVEGVFGKDEATWFDVFGPAVNEAGKNMGKARKSGKGIVAGPNAWEELSQEERKGLDRSADL, encoded by the coding sequence TTGAAGACAAAGAAGGCGGTTCTTTTTTTCGACCTCAAGGGCTGGTATTCCAGCCAGGAAGGCAAATGCGCCAAAGAGATTGCCGAAGGTCTCAACACCTTTTATGGAGAAATTATTGACCTTGTCGACCAGTTGAAAGGTAGGGTTGTAAAGTTCATGGGCGATGCAGGTCTTATTATCTTCGAAAAAACAAGCGATGCCGTCGATTTTGCGAAGGTTATAGCCTCAAAGCACGAGGCAAACATCGGCATAGAATCAGGAGAGGTTGTGGAGGGTGTTTTCGGCAAGGATGAAGCGACCTGGTTCGACGTTTTTGGACCTGCTGTTAACGAGGCTGGAAAGAACATGGGCAAGGCTCGAAAAAGCGGGAAGGGGATTGTTGCCGGACCAAATGCATGGGAGGAACTTAGCCAGGAGGAAAGAAAGGGTCTGGACCGCTCGGCAGACCTGTAA